In a single window of the Elaeis guineensis isolate ETL-2024a chromosome 4, EG11, whole genome shotgun sequence genome:
- the LOC140857467 gene encoding purine-uracil permease NCS1-like has protein sequence MDVLVPVHNHHLSFDIFWIHPSLPGPRFHTPTPSRFQILMESSCLRLHRFPRRPLLPTLSTTAPNHHHLLLSLPLTLEHHPFPATITPSSHLPSLRLRRPPLPPVPPKSADIDDGVIPTDSDLAPTPPSHRTFSAWDMASLWVGLVVGVPSYYLAGSLVDLGMAWWQGIATVVLANLIVLIPLILTAVPGTKHGIPFPVLARSAFGVHGAHVPTLLRALVGCGWYGIETWIGGEAIFLLLPPSLKTSSSALSLIPWLGTSPLEFSCFMVFWLAQMGIVWRGMDGIRELEKYSAPILIVLTSCLLCWAYVKAGGFGRMLSLSSRLSSAEEFWSIFFPSLTANISFWATLALNIPDFTRYARSQKDQILGQAGLPVFMGIFTFVGLAVTASTEVIFGRVISDPIHLLGQIGGLSTTLIAIFGISLATITTNIAANVVAPANALVNLSPSMFTFRRGALVTALLGIAFQPWRLLSSSESFVYTWLLGYSALMGPIGGIILADYYLIKGMNLEVCALYSKNPRGPYYYLQGFNIAAIVALLVGILPIIPGFLHKVGILSNTSDAFVLAYNNAWFVSFFLSGILYWLLCQLGSRKDAQHTETLIPASE, from the coding sequence ATGGACGTTCTCGTGCCGGTCCACAACCACCACCTCTCATTCGATATCTTTTGGATCCATCCTTCTCTCCCTGGCCCCAGATTCCACACCCCCACCCCATCCAGATTCCAAATCCTCATGGAATCCTCTTGCCTCCGTCTCCATCGCTTTCCCCGCCGTCCCCTACTCCCAACCCTCTCCACCACCGCTCCaaaccaccaccacctcctcctctccctcccgCTCACCCTCGAACACCATCCCTTCCCTGCCACCATCACTCCTTCCAGCCATCTCCCCTCACTCCGACTCCGACGCCCTCCACTTCCACCCGTACCCCCAAAATCCGCCGACATCGATGACGGCGTCATTCCGACCGACTCCGACCTCGCACCAACTCCACCGTCCCACCGCACCTTCTCCGCGTGGGACATGGCCAGTCTCTGGGTCGGCCTCGTCGTCGGCGTCCCCTCCTACTACCTCGCCGGCAGCCTCGTCGACCTCGGCATGGCCTGGTGGCAGGGCATCGCCACCGTCGTCCTCGCCAATCTCATCGTCCTCATCCCCCTCATCCTCACCGCCGTCCCGGGCACCAAGCACGGCATCCCCTTCCCAGTCCTCGCCCGCTCCGCCTTCGGCGTCCACGGTGCCCACGTCCCTACCCTCCTCCGAGCTCTAGTCGGCTGCGGATGGTACGGTATCGAGACGTGGATCGGCGGCGAGGccatcttcctcctcctccctccttccttGAAGACATCATCCTCTGCTCTGTCTCTAATCCCCTGGTTGGGAACCTCGCCGCTCGAATTCTCCTGCTTCATGGTCTTCTGGCTGGCCCAGATGGGCATCGTTTGGAGGGGAATGGATGGAATTCGGGAACTGGAGAAGTACTCGGCGCCGATCCTCATCGTCCTCACCTCCTGCCTCCTCTGCTGGGCTTATGTCAAGGCCGGCGGCTTCGGCAGAATGCTCTCGCTCTCTTCTCGCCTCTCCTCAGCTGAAGAATTCTGGTCTATCTTCTTCCCTTCCCTCACCGCAAACATTAGCTTCTGGGCTACTCTGGCCCTCAACATTCCGGACTTCACTCGCTACGCCCGGAGCCAGAAGGACCAAATCCTCGGCCAGGCCGGGCTGCCGGTCTTCATGGGAATCTTCACCTTCGTCGGTCTGGCCGTGACGGCCTCCACCGAGGTGATCTTCGGCCGCGTGATCTCCGATCCGATCCACCTCCTTGGACAGATTGGAGGGCTCTCCACCACACTCATTGCCATCTTCGGCATCAGCCTTGCCACCATCACCACCAACATCGCCGCTAATGTCGTAGCTCCTGCGAATGCTCTCGTGAATCTTAGTCCGTCGATGTTCACGTTTCGAAGGGGAGCTCTTGTGACTGCTCTGTTGGGCATTGCCTTCCAGCCTTGGAGGCTGCTGAGCTCCAGTGAGAGCTTCGTCTACACTTGGCTGCTTGGGTACTCGGCGCTGATGGGACCGATTGGTGGCATAATTCTCGCAGATTATTACCTTATAAAGGGCATGAATTTGGAAGTCTGCGCATTGTATTCGAAGAATCCTAGAGGTCCTTATTACTATTTACAAGGTTTCAATATTGCAGCAATCGTGGCTTTGTTGGTGGGCATCTTGCCTATAATCCCAGGCTTCCTTCACAAGGTTGGTATTCTGTCGAACACTTCGGATGCTTTTGTTTTAGCCTACAACAATGCCTGGTTTGTGAGCTTCTTCCTCTCTGGCATTCTATACTGGCTTCTGTGTCAATTGGGAAGTAGGAAGGATGCTCAGCATACCGAAACGCTCATTCCTGCTTCGGAGTAG